A window of Aquitalea denitrificans contains these coding sequences:
- a CDS encoding TetR/AcrR family transcriptional regulator, giving the protein MRTKSEERRQAMVATAAELFLQRGYEATSMAEICSRVGGSKATLYGYFKSKEELFLSVMKMLAEERMSQAYARLVPGGDIAAALQAFGENYLQVILGPDLMAMRGIIAGELVRAGAAQQFFDAGPRQGWNKVAVYLEAEMQVGRLRRADGWIAAMHVLSLIQAEYQQTFLIGVVSEDDLKLLQERVARGVEIFMAGYGV; this is encoded by the coding sequence ATGCGAACAAAAAGTGAAGAACGCCGTCAGGCAATGGTGGCAACGGCTGCGGAGTTATTCCTGCAGCGTGGTTATGAAGCGACCTCCATGGCAGAAATCTGCAGCCGGGTGGGGGGCTCCAAGGCCACTTTGTACGGTTATTTCAAGTCCAAGGAGGAGTTGTTCCTCAGCGTGATGAAAATGCTGGCCGAAGAACGCATGTCACAAGCCTATGCACGGCTGGTGCCGGGCGGGGATATTGCGGCGGCTTTGCAGGCATTCGGCGAAAACTACCTGCAGGTCATTCTGGGGCCGGACCTGATGGCCATGCGCGGCATCATCGCAGGTGAGCTGGTGCGTGCTGGCGCGGCTCAACAGTTTTTCGATGCCGGACCGAGGCAGGGCTGGAACAAGGTGGCGGTTTATCTGGAGGCGGAAATGCAGGTCGGTCGCCTGCGCCGGGCGGATGGCTGGATTGCTGCCATGCATGTGTTGTCCCTGATCCAGGCTGAATATCAGCAGACTTTCCTGATTGGTGTGGTGAGCGAGGATGATCTGAAACTGTTACAAGAGCGCGTGGCCAGGGGCGTGGAGATATTCATGGCCGGATATGGGGTGTAG
- a CDS encoding efflux transporter outer membrane subunit: MHPRRTLLQLTLLGSLLLAGCASVPDLGPTPRSKTMQDMASQQTLQASSADWMNSNWWQSYQDGQLNDIMQEALSQSPDLAAAEARLAKAAGQAEQTGASNLPSLDLNTSVTKMKQSYNNGFPAAFVPHGYNNSAKVELDFSYEIDFWGKNRSAIAAASSELAAAQAEAAQSRLTLTSAIAAAYAELARLYAEQDAAEQALSVRQHSAQLLQQRFDNGLETMGSLRQAQSREATANADLSAARQAIAQQKLSIAALMGAGPDRGMNLRRPAASLLHPQGLPATLQADLLGRRPDLAAARLRAEAAASRINVARAAFYPNVNLSAYLGVQSLGLSYLTKNGSDIGGVGPAISLPIFRGGALQGNYRVARAEYDAAVASYNQTLTQALHEVADVMAQQQELGPQLEQRRLALKTAEESYQVMQNRYQGGLASYLDVLNAEDNVIASRRSSTSLETRLFLLDVNLIKALGGGYQQA, from the coding sequence ATGCACCCACGGCGCACTCTGCTACAACTGACCCTGCTAGGCAGCCTGCTGCTGGCCGGTTGTGCCAGCGTGCCGGACCTGGGCCCCACGCCCCGCAGCAAGACCATGCAGGACATGGCCAGTCAGCAAACCCTGCAAGCCAGCTCGGCTGACTGGATGAACAGCAACTGGTGGCAAAGCTATCAGGACGGCCAGCTCAACGACATCATGCAGGAAGCGTTAAGCCAGTCACCGGATCTGGCAGCCGCCGAGGCCCGTCTGGCCAAGGCTGCAGGTCAGGCGGAGCAGACCGGTGCCAGCAATCTGCCCAGCCTCGACCTGAATACCTCTGTCACCAAGATGAAGCAAAGCTATAACAACGGCTTTCCTGCCGCCTTTGTTCCGCATGGTTACAACAACTCCGCCAAGGTCGAACTGGATTTCAGCTATGAAATCGACTTCTGGGGCAAGAACCGCTCCGCCATTGCTGCCGCCAGCTCGGAACTGGCCGCAGCCCAGGCCGAGGCAGCACAAAGCCGCCTGACCCTGACCAGTGCCATTGCCGCCGCGTATGCCGAACTGGCCCGCCTGTATGCCGAACAGGATGCCGCCGAACAGGCACTGAGCGTGCGCCAGCATAGCGCCCAGCTGCTGCAGCAACGCTTTGACAATGGTCTGGAAACCATGGGCAGCCTGCGTCAGGCCCAGTCCCGCGAAGCCACTGCCAACGCTGACCTCAGCGCCGCACGTCAGGCCATTGCCCAGCAAAAGCTCAGCATTGCCGCACTGATGGGTGCCGGACCGGACCGCGGCATGAACCTGCGTCGCCCAGCTGCCAGCCTGCTGCACCCGCAAGGCTTGCCCGCCACCTTGCAGGCGGACTTGCTGGGCCGTCGCCCGGACCTGGCCGCCGCCAGACTGCGCGCCGAAGCCGCCGCCAGCCGCATCAATGTCGCCCGCGCAGCGTTTTACCCCAATGTGAATCTGTCTGCCTATCTGGGCGTGCAGTCGCTGGGGCTGAGCTACCTGACCAAGAACGGTTCCGACATCGGCGGGGTCGGCCCGGCCATTTCGCTGCCGATTTTCCGTGGTGGCGCCCTGCAAGGCAACTACCGTGTTGCCCGCGCCGAATACGATGCCGCCGTAGCCAGCTACAACCAGACCCTTACCCAGGCCCTGCATGAGGTGGCCGATGTCATGGCCCAGCAACAGGAACTGGGGCCGCAGCTGGAACAGCGCCGCCTGGCACTGAAAACCGCCGAGGAGTCCTACCAGGTGATGCAGAACCGCTATCAGGGCGGTCTGGCCAGCTATCTGGACGTGCTGAATGCCGAAGACAACGTGATTGCCAGTCGTCGCAGCAGCACCAGCCTGGAAACCCGGCTGTTCCTGCTGGATGTCAACCTGATCAAAGCCCTGGGCGGCGGCTATCAGCAAGCCTGA
- a CDS encoding GntR family transcriptional regulator yields MKTPASSTLQDETYTTLRQWLSLGRWLPGERLKIKQLAQDMQVGEMPVRTALQRLVAEKALANIPNCGVTVPQLSRTQFDDILQTRMLLEGEAAEKGARNLSSTDLKLLEELTATMDEAIRNHDVKGYLTANEDFHVTLYRASGSAMLLSLIESVWLHVGPISNQLHQDPHVWSIMNDCHEDMMRALHRKDPSAVRRAIERDLFNAGQYLKTLCN; encoded by the coding sequence ATGAAGACTCCCGCCTCCTCTACCTTACAGGACGAAACCTACACCACCTTGCGCCAATGGCTGTCGCTGGGCCGCTGGCTGCCGGGTGAACGTCTCAAGATCAAACAGCTGGCCCAGGACATGCAGGTAGGGGAAATGCCGGTGCGCACGGCACTGCAGCGTCTGGTGGCAGAGAAGGCGCTGGCCAATATTCCCAATTGCGGCGTCACCGTTCCGCAACTAAGCCGCACCCAGTTTGATGACATCCTGCAAACGCGCATGCTGCTGGAAGGCGAAGCCGCCGAAAAAGGTGCACGCAACCTGAGCAGCACCGACCTCAAGCTGCTGGAAGAGCTGACCGCCACCATGGACGAAGCCATCCGCAATCACGATGTCAAAGGCTATCTGACAGCAAACGAAGACTTCCACGTCACGCTGTACCGTGCCTCCGGCTCTGCCATGCTGCTGTCGCTGATTGAAAGCGTATGGCTGCACGTCGGCCCTATTTCCAACCAGCTGCATCAGGACCCGCACGTGTGGAGCATCATGAACGACTGCCACGAAGACATGATGCGTGCCCTGCACCGCAAGGACCCGTCTGCCGTGCGTCGCGCCATCGAGCGCGACCTGTTCAATGCCGGGCAGTATCTGAAAACACTGTGCAACTGA